A genomic region of Stenotrophomonas sp. NA06056 contains the following coding sequences:
- a CDS encoding S8 family serine peptidase gives MKRHTQRSAPPRSARLALATALVLGSLALTAQAQQADPLAGIQWHLLNTGQTVPADTLPVAGNDLNVDGLFRNGIRGQGVVIGIVDDGLQIAHPDLAANVAAVAGKNFANGSNNPTPSNPDADNHGTMVGGIAGAVGANNLGVRGVAPAATLKGFNVLASNAQGNQQSNIEYAWWDGAESADVQVFNNSWGAGPGNPNLPVAYSQNTVSSYEQALSGTRGGRGGIYVKSAGNNFNNASISQTQDVCTTDTKNRNTGCVPAGRDPRNNLFNVITVGAVRADGVRSSYSSTGSALWVSAFGGEYGLQAQYAPNLVARAYDPAIVTTDVTGCTQGSNKNTNRQNTLDSNLSAIDSTCNYTAKMNGTSASAPMVSGVAALVLEANPNLSYRDVKYILATTATRNHPNQPAVTLADGRTLVPGWTVNAANRAYSNWYGFGVVNAARAVQVAETFQSLGPLLDTGWRTTTRTVAIGNTSAAAARLTFQVANGARNIESVQLGFRVNHSNTRQLQFVLVSPSGTRSVVQPAFTAIGSGTGGVQRNFTNWDLLSSNAFLDESATGTWTLEVTDMGQAATAASRGNLEFFKIRVLGH, from the coding sequence ATGAAGCGACACACGCAACGCTCCGCGCCACCGCGCTCTGCGCGCCTGGCCCTGGCCACTGCCCTGGTACTGGGCAGCCTGGCTCTTACCGCCCAGGCACAACAGGCCGATCCGCTGGCGGGTATCCAGTGGCATCTGCTCAACACCGGGCAGACGGTGCCGGCCGATACGCTGCCGGTGGCCGGCAACGATCTCAACGTCGATGGCCTGTTCCGCAATGGCATCCGTGGCCAGGGCGTGGTGATCGGCATTGTCGATGACGGCCTGCAGATCGCCCACCCGGACCTGGCCGCGAACGTGGCGGCGGTGGCGGGCAAGAACTTCGCCAACGGCTCCAACAACCCCACGCCGTCCAATCCCGATGCCGACAACCACGGCACGATGGTCGGCGGCATCGCCGGTGCCGTGGGTGCCAACAACCTGGGCGTGCGCGGTGTAGCTCCGGCGGCGACGCTGAAGGGCTTCAACGTGCTGGCCTCCAATGCGCAGGGCAACCAGCAGAGCAACATCGAATACGCCTGGTGGGATGGCGCCGAATCGGCCGATGTGCAGGTGTTCAACAACAGCTGGGGCGCGGGCCCGGGCAACCCCAACCTGCCCGTGGCCTACAGCCAGAACACGGTGAGTTCGTACGAGCAGGCACTGTCGGGCACCCGCGGTGGCCGCGGCGGCATCTACGTGAAGTCGGCCGGTAACAACTTCAACAACGCATCGATCAGCCAGACCCAGGACGTCTGCACCACCGACACCAAGAACCGCAATACGGGCTGTGTGCCCGCGGGTCGCGATCCGCGCAACAACCTGTTCAACGTGATCACCGTGGGTGCGGTGCGTGCCGACGGCGTGCGTTCGTCGTACTCGTCCACCGGTTCGGCACTGTGGGTGTCGGCCTTCGGTGGCGAATACGGCCTGCAGGCGCAGTACGCACCGAACCTGGTGGCGCGCGCGTACGATCCGGCCATCGTCACCACCGACGTGACCGGCTGCACGCAGGGCAGCAACAAGAACACCAACCGCCAGAACACGCTGGACAGCAACCTGTCGGCCATCGACAGCACCTGCAACTACACGGCGAAGATGAACGGTACGTCGGCGTCGGCGCCGATGGTGTCGGGCGTGGCGGCGCTGGTGCTGGAAGCCAACCCGAACCTGTCCTACCGCGATGTGAAGTACATCCTGGCCACCACCGCTACCCGCAACCACCCGAACCAGCCAGCAGTGACGCTGGCCGACGGGCGCACGCTGGTGCCGGGCTGGACGGTGAACGCCGCCAACCGCGCCTACAGCAACTGGTATGGCTTCGGTGTGGTGAACGCGGCGCGCGCGGTGCAGGTCGCCGAGACCTTCCAGTCGCTGGGCCCGCTGCTGGATACGGGCTGGCGCACCACCACGCGCACCGTGGCCATCGGCAACACCTCCGCCGCCGCGGCACGGTTGACCTTCCAGGTCGCCAATGGCGCACGCAACATCGAGTCGGTGCAGCTGGGCTTCCGGGTCAACCACAGCAACACCCGCCAGCTGCAGTTCGTGCTGGTTTCGCCCAGTGGCACGCGCAGCGTGGTGCAGCCGGCCTTCACCGCCATCGGTTCGGGTACGGGCGGCGTGCAGCGCAACTTCACCAACTGGGATCTGCTGTCCAGCAATGCCTTCCTGGATGAAAGTGCCACCGGCACCTGGACACTGGAAGTAACCGACATGGGGCAGGCCGCGACCGCTGCATCGCGCGGCAACCTCGAATTCTTCAAGATCCGCGTTCTGGGGCACTGA